ggactagcctatcacagaactcagacacactcagctacccaatgaggatttttattcaatccgagcagatattgactcgtattactcgtataatactcgtattactcgtataatactcgtactcagAAAAAGTGCTCTATCCGTACCAGATACTGTATTCAGCCATCCATCTTGTCTAGAGAGACTTTGTTCCCAAACGTTATGTTGAATGTTGTTGATTCAGTCAGAAAATGAACAGAAACTCCTTCAGATGTCTCAGATCGTTTCCATAAACCAGTCTGACCCCTAAACAGGATGTGATGTCATACCTCCAGGTTTCTACTGGCTGTACAGACGCTGGATGGAAACTCTCTTCACCAGCTTCATCACCACGAGCTCTTTACCAGCTTCATCACCATGAGCTCTTCACCAGCTTCACCTAATTCAACTGAGGAGGGGATGGAAACTGACCTACTGTCTCTCtgagtgtctgtctctctgagtgtctgtctctctgagtgtctgtctctctgagtgtctgtctctctctctctctctctctctgagtgtctgtctctctgagtgtctgtctgtctctctgactacctgtctgtctgtctgagtgtctgtctgtctctctgtgtctcaccCGGTCATATTTCTCCCGTAGTTTCTGAGCCTTCTCCTCGTAGGGCAGCTTCTctgactacctgtctgtctgtctctctgactacctgtctgtctgtctgagtgtctgtctgtctgtctctctgtgtctcaccCGGTCATATTTCTCCCGTAGTTTCTGGGCCTTCTCCTCGTAGGGCAGCTTCTCAGACTGAGACAGTTTGCTCCACATCTCCCCCAGCTTCTTGGCACAGTCTCCTATAGACAGACCTGGGAACTGCTGCTTCACACTGGGACGGTACTCACTGCAGAACACAAAGAACGCAGACCtgcagggagacaggcagggagggagggggggagacaggcaggcagggagggagggggagacaggcaggcagggagggagggagacaggcagggagagagggaggcaggcagggagggagggagggaggcaggcaggcagggagggagggggagacaggcagggagggaggcagggagggggggagacaggcagggagggagggaggcagggagggacggggggggggaggcagggagggacggggggggggagggaggcagggagggagaaaaagagacaggtTAATGCTTCTGTGAATGAAGAGTTTCATGCGTTGAGATgtatcaggggtcaccaaccttttagaaactgagagctacttcatgggtactgagtcatatgaagggctaccagtttgatgcactcttctgaaataactaatgttctcagtttgcctttagttatatatgattattaatgattaatgatactcatctatgtgaagacgctgatcacgttaatgatttctcacaataattatcaacaatgacttaacgaGGTGGGAAACAggtaatatcaatattcaattttcatttttagaacaggcctgagggctcctcatgtggtccttgggggctacctggtggcCGCGGGccccgtgttggtgacccctgagaTGTATAATGTGAGCAgtgttgggggagggggtctcTAGGTCAGACCAGACTTACAGGGATCTCTGGGTCAGACTAGACTTACGGGGGTCTCTGGGACGGACTAGACTTACAGAGGTCTCTGGGACAGACTAGACTTACAGAGGTCTCTGGGACAGACTAGACTTACGAGGTCTCTGGGTCAGACTAGACTTACGAGGTCTCTGGGAAAGACTAGACTTACGAGGTCTCTGGGAAAGACTAGACTTAAGGATGTCTCTGGGACAGACTAGACTTACGAGGTCTCTAGGACAGACCAGACTGAGCGTGTGCAGACTTACGGGGGTCTCTTGGGAGCGTTGGGGTCTTTCCTCTTGCGTCCCCTCTTTCCGAAGCCCTTAGGGGGGACGTAGTCCCTCATCTCCCGGTTGTAGCGGACCTTGTCGGCCTTGGCCATGTCCTCGAAGCACTTCTTATCTCCAGCAGTCAGACCCTGAAATCACATCACAGCAggctgtctgactgtctgtctgactgactgtctgtctgtctgactgtctgtctgtctgtctgtctgtctgactgactgactgtctgtctgtctgtcacatgaCCCATCCGTCCACACCTCCAGTCTTGTGATCATTAAGGTCATTCTTCATACAACATCATCACCTCTCACATGGAGGCTTCCTGCTCTATTAGTTTACTGTCATAttcatatacacacagagagagacagacacacagacagacagacacacacacacagagagagagacagacacagagagagacagacacacagagagagacagacagagagagagagacaggtagagagcaGGGCTTAACCCTTTTGTTGAATGGAGGAGGGGTTAACAGCGTAATATTTCAGTATGCTCTCTGCTGGCAAACAGTTAAAGTCCTTctgacattacacaataatacaaGTCATCATTAAGAACAACTAAAACATTTTGGACCAACGTTGACTTCTTCCAACCGTATGTTAAATTAGAGTCATGTAGATTTATATATTGGATataatatcataatcctacaaCCAGTCATTGTTAAAACTAACCTTTACTACGTTGGCAGGTCATCATCAGAACAGAGAATTAGTTCATTCATGATGTGTCCATGTTGACATTAGCtactttatttacattattaaaCACGTGGTACTGTTTATCTTCTCATATCTAGAGGTGTAGACTCTGGTTTATCTTCTCATATATCTAGAGGTGTAGACTCTGGTTTATCTTCTCATATATCTAGAGGTGTAGACTCTGGTTTATCTTCTCATATATCTAGAGGTGTAGACTCATTGTTTATCTTCTCATATATCTAGAGGTGTAGACTCATTGTTTATCTTCTCATATATCTAGAGGTGTAGACTCTGGGACGAGGCCTGATGTTTAGATACCTGCCATGGtgatgacacacagacagacagacagacagacagacagacagacagacagcaccAGGCCAGTCTGGGCTTCAGACAGCTTTACACAACGGCCATCGTTAATGACTATTCATGTTCCtctatgaacacacacacacacacacacacacacacacacacacacacagtttatgatgatggatggatgatcaCCATCACCATCCATGGAAGTTACCATGGTTACTGATGGTAGTCTACATGGTGACACTACACTACTGATGGTGTTACCATGGTTACTGATGGTAGTCTACATGATGACACTACACTACTCTCACTTTAATATTTACACACTAATGACTGACtgacagtctgtctgtctgtctacctgtctccctggatgtgtctctctctctacctgtctacctggatgtgtctctctctctctctacctgtctccctggatgtgtctctctctctctacctgtctccctggatgtgtctctctctctacctgtctccctggatgtgtctctctctctacctgtctccctggatgtgtctctctctctacctgtctccctggatgtgtctctctctacctgtctccctggatgtgtctctctctacctgtctccctggatgtgtctctctctctctacctgtctccctggatgtgtctctctctctacctgtctgtctggatgtgtctctctctctacctgtctgtctggatgtgtctctctctctacctgtctgactGGAtgtgtctctctacctgtctccctggttgtgtctctctctctctacctgtctccctggttgtgtctctctctctctacctgtctccctggatgtgtctctctctctctacctgtctccctggatgtgtctctctctctctacctgtctccctggatgtgtctctctctctctacctgtctccctggatgtgtctctctctctctacctgtctccctggatgtgtctctctctctctacctgtctgtctggatgtgtctctctctctacctgtctgtctggatgtgtctctctctctacctgtctgtctctcctcccgtCTCCCTGGATGTCTCTCTACCCGTCTGTCTCTCCGCCCGTCTCCCtggatgtctctctctctcctcccgtctccctccctctctctctatccgtctgtctctcctccctgtctccctccccctctctctacccgtctccctctcctcccgtctgtctccctccccccctctctacccgtctccctgtctctctcctcctgtctgtctgtcctcccgTCTCACCTTCCATCTCTCGGAGCACTTCTTGGAGAACTCAGCGAAGTTGACCGACTGCTCGGGGTTCTTCTTACGATGTTCCTCTCTACACGTCTGGACGAAGAAGGCGTACGCCGACGTCTTCCCCTTGGGCTTGTTGACGTCTTTACGCATCATACTGAcggcctgacacacacacacacacacacacacacacacagagagacacacacacacacacacacacacacacacacacacacacacacacacacacacacagagacacacacacacacacagagagagagagagacacacacacacacacacacacacacacacacacacacacagagagagagagagagacacacacacacagagacacacacacacacacacacacagagagagacagagagcaggagAATGTTTAGTTATATAATTTAGATATAATGAATAAGTATGTTGATATAACTACTGTatagtgtaagtgtgtgtgtgtgtgatggagctGTATTAACACCATGTGTTTATAATCTCATTATTAATTATTCACCATTAAAGGTGATTACGTGTCTGTCTGGACTAGGCCTGCACGGTTCTGGGAAAacatgaatcacgattttttagcttagaactgatatcacgattctctgccacgatgtTTTTCTCATGAAGTGTAATATTtactgcacacatgaaccatgacaacaCTAATCGGCAGCACCAAACACAGATTTATTATGGCACCTAGAGCCCATTGGTCATCACCACGAGCCTGTAATCACAGAGGCgtcaaatcaacaacaaaaatcatTTAAATCATCAACAGGATGAATAGTGCAGGCCTAGTCTGGAGCTAACTGGAACTTTACACTTTAATAAAGCTATGAAACGgttattactgttattattaaatattcatCATCATTAATCTGCTGATCATGGGtcagttaattaattaatgaattcatctagtagaggggggggggggggcatacaGCCCTAAATATTCAGCTGCCCACCCAACAAAGACAagacttatatatatatatatatatatatatatatatataatgattaTG
The sequence above is drawn from the Sander lucioperca isolate FBNREF2018 chromosome 17, SLUC_FBN_1.2, whole genome shotgun sequence genome and encodes:
- the LOC116042007 gene encoding high mobility group protein B2-like, coding for MMRKDVNKPKGKTSAYAFFVQTCREEHRKKNPEQSVNFAEFSKKCSERWKGLTAGDKKCFEDMAKADKVRYNREMRDYVPPKGFGKRGRKRKDPNAPKRPPSAFFVFCSEYRPSVKQQFPGLSIGDCAKKLGEMWSKLSQSEKLPYEEKAQKLREKYDRDMVAYRGGGAPTYPRNPGSSAQGGEEEEDDEGEDEDDDDDDE